A window of Agrobacterium tumefaciens contains these coding sequences:
- a CDS encoding MOSC domain-containing protein has product MNPNVPSRQSIGKVAEIWRFPVSSLQGERCEHVEIGLHGIYGDRRFGLFDAMSGEVAAPEQEARWRPALFLRSSVDGHGVWVEFPSGERLYLEDPKLRPELEEYFGFDVGIGCYMDDDPLAPSLPTIKNRYSVSPLHLVTSSSLEDLQQMAPDTTVDRLRFRANVLLETEDMAEFPEHSWIGHIISIGGLNLKVTEATKRCGMILAAQPGLPEQPEVLRTIVRKTGRKFGIYCDPLKTGYVETGALAKLMGTEISGSD; this is encoded by the coding sequence ATGAACCCAAATGTTCCATCAAGACAGTCGATAGGGAAAGTCGCTGAAATCTGGCGTTTCCCCGTAAGTTCGCTGCAGGGAGAGCGCTGCGAGCACGTGGAGATCGGACTGCATGGAATCTATGGAGACCGTCGTTTTGGCCTGTTCGACGCGATGAGCGGCGAGGTTGCTGCGCCGGAACAAGAGGCCAGGTGGAGGCCTGCGCTATTTCTGCGCAGTTCAGTCGATGGACACGGTGTCTGGGTCGAGTTTCCTAGTGGAGAGCGCCTGTACCTAGAAGATCCAAAGTTGCGGCCTGAGCTTGAAGAATATTTCGGATTTGACGTGGGAATCGGATGTTACATGGACGACGATCCACTCGCACCCTCACTTCCGACCATCAAGAACCGATATTCCGTGTCGCCGCTTCACTTGGTTACGTCGTCTTCGCTGGAGGACCTTCAGCAGATGGCACCAGACACCACGGTGGATCGTCTGCGTTTTCGGGCTAATGTCCTGCTCGAGACGGAAGATATGGCGGAATTTCCAGAGCATAGCTGGATAGGTCACATCATCAGCATCGGCGGCCTTAACCTGAAAGTCACCGAGGCGACAAAACGTTGCGGCATGATTTTGGCTGCACAACCTGGGCTCCCGGAGCAGCCGGAGGTTCTTAGAACCATCGTGAGAAAAACTGGCCGTAAATTTGGTATCTATTGTGATCCTCTCAAAACGGGATACGTCGAGACTGGTGCGCTTGCAAAGCTGATGGGCACCGAGATATCGGGCTCAGATTAA
- a CDS encoding FAD/NAD(P)-binding protein — MGSRICIIGSGPTGIFTLQHLIRSPISLAITIYEAEMLAGKGTPYLPGANDPVMLSNIPSIEIPPLSTSLVDWLSSQDDKYLDRFAIVRDAINAREFYPRLVLGDYFHDQFNAIVEDGVRNGHQIDIRPNHRVIDISLGVEDIRVSVAGSEAKFDAYFDHVVMATGHNWPEKTEVQPGYFSSPWPAAALKSSCHGRLGVLGTSLSGIDALLTVAVSCGSFFYDEAGIMQFQASTGNENFSAVMMSRKGLLPEADFYCPLPYETPKVCTQEAVDAEIQIGTVGLLDRVFDLFRQEIATADPQYASEIGLSGLTADTFADAYYSRRSGVDPFVWAAANLAEVEQNEQRRHTVPWRYAILITHEIVARAVPHLDTVDLARFNKSFKSIFIDEYATVPHLSIKRLLALRNAGRLNIIRLGDDYEIDSDGLARGARVRGKDLEETFDSFIDATGQTALSAHDLPFPSLVGNAAIKPAKTPETNTGLFSDTLSLNSKRTGGIEVDECYRPKDVGVYSNRLYCVAIPFLLHKHPFVQGITSAADLGRTAAEAILDDINSGTADMLLTA; from the coding sequence ATGGGAAGTCGAATTTGTATTATCGGGTCCGGCCCGACGGGGATATTTACCCTTCAGCATTTAATCCGTTCTCCTATTTCACTGGCGATCACAATTTACGAGGCCGAAATGTTGGCTGGGAAGGGAACGCCTTATCTACCTGGCGCCAACGACCCGGTGATGCTCTCAAATATTCCGAGCATCGAAATACCTCCGCTCAGCACGTCTCTGGTGGACTGGCTCTCTAGCCAAGACGACAAATACCTGGATCGCTTCGCGATCGTGCGGGATGCCATCAACGCGCGTGAATTTTATCCGAGGCTCGTTCTGGGGGATTATTTTCACGACCAGTTCAACGCCATCGTCGAAGATGGGGTTAGGAATGGTCACCAGATCGACATTCGCCCCAATCATCGGGTCATCGATATATCCCTCGGCGTCGAGGATATCCGAGTAAGCGTTGCGGGGTCGGAGGCCAAGTTTGACGCCTACTTTGACCATGTCGTCATGGCCACAGGCCATAACTGGCCCGAGAAAACAGAGGTGCAGCCTGGCTACTTTTCGTCGCCATGGCCGGCGGCCGCCCTCAAGAGTTCTTGCCATGGCAGGCTTGGCGTGCTTGGCACGTCGCTCAGCGGTATCGACGCACTTTTAACAGTTGCGGTATCGTGTGGCTCATTTTTCTACGACGAAGCTGGCATCATGCAGTTTCAGGCATCCACCGGCAATGAAAACTTTTCAGCTGTGATGATGTCGCGCAAGGGCCTTCTGCCGGAGGCAGATTTCTACTGCCCGTTACCTTACGAAACGCCGAAGGTTTGCACGCAGGAGGCCGTTGACGCAGAGATTCAAATTGGAACGGTCGGACTTCTCGACCGCGTATTCGACCTGTTCCGGCAAGAGATCGCGACCGCCGATCCTCAATACGCGTCAGAAATTGGCCTCAGCGGCTTGACGGCCGACACCTTTGCCGACGCGTACTATTCACGGCGATCAGGCGTGGACCCCTTTGTCTGGGCCGCAGCGAACCTCGCAGAAGTCGAGCAAAATGAGCAGAGACGACACACGGTGCCGTGGCGTTATGCGATACTGATCACGCATGAAATCGTGGCTCGGGCAGTTCCTCACCTCGACACGGTCGATCTCGCCCGGTTCAACAAGTCGTTCAAGAGCATTTTCATCGATGAATATGCCACCGTCCCGCATCTGTCGATCAAGCGTCTGCTTGCACTTCGCAACGCCGGCAGGCTGAACATCATTCGGCTTGGAGACGATTACGAGATCGACTCCGACGGCCTTGCTCGGGGCGCAAGAGTGAGGGGAAAAGACTTGGAAGAGACATTTGACAGTTTCATAGATGCAACCGGCCAGACGGCGTTGTCGGCTCACGATCTCCCTTTCCCTTCATTGGTGGGAAATGCTGCGATCAAACCGGCAAAAACACCTGAAACGAACACTGGACTCTTCAGCGATACGTTAAGTCTCAACTCCAAAAGGACCGGGGGAATAGAAGTGGATGAATGTTATCGCCCGAAAGACGTCGGCGTTTATTCGAACCGCCTTTACTGCGTCGCCATTCCCTTCCTTCTGCATAAGCACCCCTTTGTTCAAGGCATTACCAGCGCTGCTGACTTAGGCAGAACGGCAGCAGAGGCTATTTTGGATGACATAAACAGCGGAACGGCCGACATGCTGTTAACGGCCTGA
- a CDS encoding M23 family metallopeptidase: MTADRNVIRSLGTEPPILAEGRRAPDRREISLRWLSGTFLTGITSSILMGVALFAALDGRQQLAIPAEAFAKTDMGNSGAEAARRGTRLVAPNIAARPSDRSIMEVSTVINEGDKEVVRKVPFSHVKIPLASNYTKQEDYPAFDPLNIFASNDDKDAPAPAASRTGTIYGSEVESEVSLKTVAFPVQHSKYAFAGSLSFDEVEEAVRSNGSILTDGNEQVAALYYIDPRRFDNDDGDVDITAGLAARVVEQNMSVSTPQSPSVPSKEYADDVIPARQTETIEAALFGAGYSKAQSSEIAGLLSPEIQSNNVESGDVLRVGIIQEDEKSDIVRVSLYRKGRHMVTMAIDDHQRFIKASEPPKLDAVASAFDSTPAPAAGRDLPSVYDGVYRAALAYGMNQSMVSQLIKLLASSVDFQAQLKPTDTLEAFFSVEDADGMATDKSELLYVNAKFGDNETRFYRFQNSDDNSIDYFDENGKSIRQFLLRNPVPNGRMTSGFGMRRHPVLKFSRMHTGTDWAAPRGTPIIATGNGTVEKAGWASGYGNQTLIRHANGYVSSYNHQSAIAKGVTEGSKVRQGQVIGYVGSTGLSTGAHLHYELIVNGTKVDAMKVRLPGGKSLSGEALARFSDERKRIDNLLNIDEKNKQVASR, from the coding sequence ATGACTGCGGATCGCAACGTGATCCGGTCGCTAGGCACGGAACCGCCAATTTTGGCGGAAGGACGCCGTGCACCCGATCGCCGCGAGATTTCGCTGCGCTGGCTCTCCGGCACATTTCTCACCGGCATAACCTCTTCCATATTGATGGGCGTCGCTTTATTTGCCGCTCTTGACGGTCGCCAGCAGCTTGCCATTCCCGCCGAAGCCTTCGCCAAGACGGATATGGGTAATAGCGGGGCGGAAGCTGCCCGTCGTGGTACGCGCCTTGTTGCGCCGAACATTGCCGCCCGTCCCTCCGACCGGTCGATCATGGAAGTTTCGACGGTCATTAACGAGGGTGACAAGGAAGTTGTCCGCAAGGTCCCCTTTTCTCACGTCAAGATCCCGCTTGCGTCCAACTACACCAAGCAGGAAGACTATCCGGCCTTTGATCCGCTGAACATCTTTGCCAGCAACGACGACAAGGACGCGCCCGCCCCGGCGGCAAGCCGCACCGGCACGATCTACGGCTCCGAAGTTGAATCCGAAGTCAGCCTGAAAACCGTTGCGTTTCCGGTTCAGCATTCGAAATATGCTTTTGCGGGTTCACTGAGCTTCGATGAAGTGGAAGAGGCCGTGCGATCCAATGGCTCTATCCTGACTGACGGTAACGAGCAGGTGGCGGCGCTGTATTACATCGACCCGCGCCGTTTCGATAATGATGACGGCGATGTCGATATTACCGCCGGTCTTGCCGCGCGCGTTGTCGAGCAGAACATGTCTGTATCGACGCCGCAATCACCCTCTGTACCCAGCAAGGAATATGCCGACGACGTCATCCCTGCCCGCCAGACGGAGACGATCGAAGCCGCGCTCTTTGGCGCCGGTTATTCGAAGGCGCAATCTTCCGAAATCGCCGGACTGCTCTCGCCGGAAATCCAGTCGAACAATGTCGAGAGTGGCGACGTGCTGCGCGTCGGCATTATCCAGGAAGACGAGAAAAGCGATATCGTGCGCGTGAGCCTATACCGCAAGGGCCGCCACATGGTCACCATGGCGATCGATGACCACCAGCGGTTCATCAAGGCAAGCGAGCCGCCCAAGCTGGATGCAGTTGCAAGCGCCTTCGACAGCACGCCTGCCCCGGCCGCTGGCCGCGACCTGCCCAGTGTCTATGATGGCGTTTACCGGGCGGCGCTCGCTTATGGCATGAACCAGAGCATGGTTTCCCAACTTATCAAGCTTCTTGCCAGCAGCGTTGATTTTCAGGCGCAGCTCAAGCCGACCGATACGCTCGAGGCCTTCTTTTCCGTAGAAGACGCGGACGGCATGGCGACGGACAAATCCGAGCTACTCTACGTCAACGCCAAATTCGGCGACAACGAGACCCGGTTTTACCGATTCCAGAATTCGGATGACAACAGCATCGATTATTTCGATGAGAACGGCAAAAGCATCCGCCAGTTCCTGTTGCGCAACCCGGTCCCGAACGGCCGCATGACATCAGGTTTTGGCATGCGTCGCCACCCCGTCCTGAAGTTCAGTCGCATGCATACCGGCACCGATTGGGCCGCACCACGCGGGACCCCGATCATCGCGACGGGTAACGGCACCGTGGAAAAGGCCGGCTGGGCCTCCGGTTACGGCAACCAGACGCTGATCCGTCACGCCAACGGCTATGTATCCTCCTATAACCACCAGAGCGCCATCGCCAAGGGGGTGACCGAAGGCTCCAAGGTGCGGCAGGGGCAGGTCATTGGTTATGTGGGGTCGACCGGGCTTTCTACCGGTGCCCATCTGCATTACGAGTTGATTGTCAACGGCACCAAGGTGGACGCCATGAAAGTCCGCCTGCCAGGCGGCAAGTCGCTTTCCGGCGAGGCTCTGGCGCGTTTCTCAGACGAGAGAAAGCGCATCGATAATCTGCTGAATATCGATGAGAAAAATAAGCAGGTAGCGAGCCGCTAA
- the clpB gene encoding ATP-dependent chaperone ClpB, with protein sequence MNIEKYSERVRGFLQSAQTFALAENHQQFSPEHVLKVLLDDEQGMAASLIERAGGNAKEARLANDAALAKLPKVSGGNGGLALTAPLAKVFSTAEDLAKKAGDSFVTVERLLQALAIESSASTSASLKKAGATAQALNQVINDIRKGRTADSANAEQGFDALKKFARDLTEEAREGKLDPVIGRDDEIRRTIQVLSRRTKNNPVLIGEPGVGKTAIAEGLALRIVNGDVPESLKEKKLMALDMGALIAGAKYRGEFEERLKAVLNEVQAENGGIILFIDEMHTLVGAGKADGAMDASNLLKPALARGELHCVGATTLDEYRKHVEKDPALARRFQPVLVDEPTVEDTISILRGLKEKYEQHHKVRISDSALVAAATLSNRYITDRFLPDKAIDLMDEAASRLRMQVDSKPEELDELDRRIIQLKIEREALKQETDQSSADRLKKLEDELADTEEKADALTARWQAEKQKLGHAADLKKRLDEARNELAIAQRNGQFQRAGELTYGIIPGLEKELAAAEARDSSGAGSMVQEVVTADNIAHVVSRWTGIPVDKMLEGRREKLLRMEDELAKSVVGQGEAVQAVSKAVRRSRAGLQDPNRPIGSFIFLGPTGVGKTELTKSLARFLFDDETAMVRLDMSEYMEKHSVARLIGAPPGYVGYEEGGALTEAVRRRPYQVVLFDEIEKAHPDVFNVLLQVLDDGRLTDGQGRTVDFKNTIIIMTSNLGSEFMTQMGDNDDVDSVRELVMERVRSHFRPEFLNRIDDIILFHRLRRDEMGAIVEIQLKRLVSLLGDRKISLELDEDARTWLANKGYDPAYGARPLKRVIQKSVQDRLAEMILGGEIPDGSRVKVTSGTDRLLFKVKPAKGEAETADAA encoded by the coding sequence ATGAATATTGAAAAATACTCCGAGCGCGTTCGCGGTTTTCTGCAATCGGCGCAAACCTTTGCGCTTGCCGAAAACCATCAGCAGTTTTCGCCCGAACATGTTCTGAAGGTTCTGCTTGATGACGAGCAGGGCATGGCGGCATCACTCATTGAGCGCGCCGGCGGCAACGCCAAGGAAGCGCGGCTCGCCAATGACGCGGCCCTTGCGAAGTTGCCGAAGGTTTCCGGCGGTAACGGCGGCCTTGCGCTGACTGCGCCGCTTGCCAAGGTTTTCTCCACTGCTGAAGACCTTGCGAAGAAGGCCGGCGACAGTTTTGTCACCGTCGAGCGTCTTCTGCAGGCGCTTGCAATCGAAAGCTCTGCGTCCACCTCGGCTTCCCTGAAGAAGGCGGGTGCGACCGCACAGGCGCTTAATCAGGTCATCAATGACATTCGCAAGGGCCGCACGGCTGACAGCGCCAACGCTGAACAGGGCTTCGATGCGCTGAAGAAGTTCGCGCGCGACCTGACGGAAGAAGCCCGCGAAGGCAAGCTCGACCCTGTTATCGGTCGCGACGACGAGATTCGCCGCACCATTCAGGTCCTGTCGCGCCGTACCAAGAACAACCCCGTTTTGATCGGTGAACCAGGCGTCGGTAAAACAGCTATCGCGGAGGGCCTTGCGCTGCGCATCGTCAATGGCGACGTGCCTGAAAGCTTGAAAGAGAAGAAGCTAATGGCGCTCGATATGGGAGCGCTGATTGCCGGCGCAAAATATCGCGGTGAGTTCGAGGAGCGCCTGAAGGCTGTCCTTAATGAGGTACAGGCCGAAAATGGCGGCATCATCCTGTTCATCGACGAGATGCACACGCTTGTCGGTGCTGGCAAGGCGGATGGCGCCATGGATGCGTCCAACCTGCTCAAGCCCGCTCTTGCCCGTGGTGAGCTGCACTGCGTGGGCGCCACAACGCTCGATGAATACCGCAAGCACGTCGAAAAGGATCCGGCCCTTGCCCGCCGGTTCCAGCCCGTGTTGGTGGACGAGCCGACCGTTGAGGACACGATCTCGATCCTGCGCGGGTTGAAGGAAAAATACGAACAGCACCACAAGGTCCGCATCTCGGATTCGGCCCTGGTTGCGGCTGCGACGCTTTCCAACCGCTACATCACTGATCGGTTCTTGCCTGATAAGGCAATCGACCTGATGGACGAGGCCGCCTCGCGTCTTCGCATGCAGGTGGATTCCAAGCCGGAGGAGCTGGACGAACTGGATCGCCGCATCATTCAGTTGAAGATCGAACGCGAAGCCCTGAAGCAGGAAACTGACCAGTCCTCCGCTGATCGCCTGAAGAAGCTGGAAGACGAGCTGGCGGATACGGAAGAAAAGGCGGATGCGCTGACGGCCCGCTGGCAGGCGGAAAAGCAGAAGCTCGGCCACGCCGCCGATCTTAAGAAGCGGCTGGATGAGGCCCGCAACGAATTGGCGATTGCTCAGCGCAACGGTCAGTTCCAGCGGGCCGGCGAGTTGACCTATGGCATCATTCCTGGCCTCGAAAAGGAACTGGCTGCGGCGGAAGCCCGCGACAGCAGCGGTGCCGGCTCGATGGTGCAGGAAGTGGTCACGGCCGACAACATCGCTCATGTCGTGTCCCGCTGGACCGGCATTCCGGTCGATAAGATGCTCGAAGGCCGGCGTGAAAAGCTGCTGCGCATGGAAGACGAACTTGCCAAGTCCGTTGTCGGGCAGGGCGAGGCCGTTCAGGCGGTTTCCAAGGCTGTCCGCCGTTCGCGTGCCGGCCTGCAGGATCCCAACCGGCCGATCGGTTCGTTCATCTTCCTCGGCCCGACGGGCGTGGGCAAGACCGAGCTTACCAAGTCGCTCGCCCGCTTCCTGTTCGACGACGAAACCGCGATGGTTCGCCTCGACATGTCGGAATATATGGAGAAGCACTCCGTTGCCCGGCTGATCGGCGCGCCTCCCGGCTATGTCGGTTATGAAGAGGGTGGGGCGCTCACGGAAGCGGTTCGCCGCCGGCCCTATCAGGTCGTGCTGTTTGACGAGATCGAAAAAGCGCATCCGGATGTCTTCAACGTCCTGCTGCAGGTGCTGGATGATGGCCGTCTGACGGATGGCCAGGGCCGCACCGTCGATTTCAAGAACACGATCATCATCATGACCTCGAACCTCGGTTCGGAATTCATGACGCAGATGGGCGACAATGACGATGTGGATTCGGTTCGTGAACTGGTGATGGAGCGGGTTCGGTCGCATTTCCGGCCGGAATTCCTAAACCGTATCGACGATATCATCCTGTTCCATCGCCTGCGGCGCGACGAAATGGGTGCGATCGTGGAAATCCAGTTGAAGCGTCTCGTTTCGCTGCTTGGCGATCGCAAGATTTCGCTCGAACTGGATGAGGATGCCCGAACCTGGCTTGCCAACAAGGGTTACGATCCTGCCTATGGCGCTCGACCGCTGAAGCGGGTGATCCAGAAATCCGTTCAGGACCGGCTCGCCGAGATGATCCTCGGTGGCGAAATTCCTGATGGTTCGCGGGTCAAGGTCACCTCGGGAACCGATCGGCTGCTGTTCAAGGTCAAGCCCGCGAAGGGTGAGGCCGAGACCGCCGATGCGGCATAA
- a CDS encoding DUF4167 domain-containing protein, which produces MRPGQQNKRGRGRGNNNNNNGGGNNNNFNRKGGNPLTRTYDSSGPDVKIRGTAQHIAEKYAALARDAQSSGDRVMAENYLQHAEHYNRIIASAQAQMQERFQRDDRGDYSGPDGDDMDVNDGEEGVVAPQQPAEQAERAQQPDRQERAERNEQRQERRERPDRRERQERQPRQPQMAAEQQPPVYDASQAPQPVIEGTPMEVAVEEEQQQAEAPAAERAPKTRRAAAPRQRRPRRTATAEGAEGEEKPAGEEAAPLENAAE; this is translated from the coding sequence ATGAGGCCAGGACAGCAAAACAAGCGCGGCCGGGGGCGTGGAAACAACAACAATAACAATGGTGGCGGTAACAACAATAATTTCAACCGCAAGGGCGGCAATCCGCTGACCAGAACTTATGACAGTTCCGGCCCCGATGTTAAAATCCGTGGCACTGCGCAGCACATAGCGGAAAAATACGCCGCTTTGGCGCGCGACGCGCAGAGCTCCGGCGACCGCGTCATGGCGGAGAATTATCTCCAGCACGCTGAACATTATAACCGTATCATCGCATCGGCCCAGGCCCAGATGCAGGAACGCTTCCAGCGCGACGACCGCGGCGACTATTCCGGGCCCGATGGCGACGATATGGACGTGAATGATGGCGAGGAAGGCGTCGTTGCACCGCAGCAGCCGGCCGAACAGGCCGAGCGCGCGCAACAGCCTGACCGTCAGGAGCGTGCTGAGCGAAACGAGCAGCGTCAGGAACGTCGCGAGCGTCCGGATCGCCGCGAACGGCAGGAGCGCCAGCCGCGCCAGCCGCAGATGGCCGCCGAACAGCAGCCGCCGGTTTACGACGCCAGCCAGGCGCCCCAGCCCGTGATCGAGGGCACGCCCATGGAAGTGGCTGTCGAGGAAGAGCAGCAGCAGGCCGAGGCGCCGGCGGCTGAACGCGCCCCGAAGACCCGCCGTGCGGCTGCCCCCCGTCAGCGCCGGCCGCGCCGCACCGCCACGGCGGAAGGTGCGGAAGGCGAAGAAAAGCCTGCCGGTGAAGAGGCTGCGCCTCTCGAGAATGCTGCCGAATAA
- the prmC gene encoding peptide chain release factor N(5)-glutamine methyltransferase: MSTSGEGSVASVLAAARKRLQAAGIGDPLFDARVMIADVVGFSLTDFVMKPDRPVTVEENARIVAMIERRASGEPVHRILGHREFHGLDLLLSKETLEPRPDTEVLVDTLLAALKKIVSAKGSARILDMGTGTGAICLALLKECPEATGIGSDISLDALETAAKNAARNGLGKRFATIRSDWFEKISGRFDIIASNPPYIRTDVVATLDQEVRNHDPMAALDGGQDGLAPYRLIAADAGRFLVENGIVGVEIGFDQKLDVSAIFASHGFSLLGAVKDYGGNDRVLTFRREL, translated from the coding sequence TTGAGCACTTCGGGCGAAGGGAGCGTTGCAAGCGTGCTTGCCGCCGCCCGCAAAAGGCTGCAGGCCGCCGGGATCGGCGATCCGCTTTTCGATGCGCGGGTTATGATTGCTGATGTCGTCGGTTTCTCATTGACCGATTTCGTGATGAAGCCAGACCGTCCAGTCACCGTGGAAGAAAATGCCCGTATCGTCGCCATGATCGAACGTCGGGCCAGTGGCGAACCCGTTCACCGCATTCTCGGTCACCGCGAGTTTCATGGTCTGGATCTTCTGTTGTCGAAGGAAACGCTTGAGCCACGGCCGGATACGGAAGTTCTGGTCGATACGCTGTTGGCGGCGCTGAAAAAAATTGTTTCCGCCAAGGGCAGCGCTCGTATTCTGGACATGGGCACCGGCACCGGGGCGATCTGTCTGGCACTGTTGAAGGAGTGCCCAGAAGCGACCGGAATCGGCAGCGACATCTCCCTTGATGCGCTGGAGACGGCGGCCAAAAATGCAGCCCGAAACGGCCTCGGAAAACGCTTCGCAACCATACGCAGCGACTGGTTCGAAAAAATCTCTGGTCGCTTTGACATAATTGCGTCGAATCCGCCCTATATAAGAACGGATGTCGTCGCAACGCTCGACCAGGAGGTTCGTAACCACGACCCGATGGCCGCGTTGGACGGAGGTCAGGACGGCCTTGCGCCGTACCGCCTCATCGCCGCCGATGCAGGTCGTTTTCTTGTGGAAAACGGGATTGTCGGTGTAGAGATCGGTTTCGATCAAAAACTTGATGTTTCCGCTATATTTGCTTCCCACGGCTTCTCTCTTCTGGGCGCCGTCAAGGATTATGGCGGTAATGATCGCGTTTTGACCTTCCGGAGAGAGTTGTGA
- the prfA gene encoding peptide chain release factor 1 has translation MAKLPVEKMRELERRFGEIEARMSAGPAADVYVKLASEYSELEPVVKKIREYEKAVSEAADLEALLADKTTDKDMRELAEMELPEIDSRIEDLEKDMQVLLLPKDAADEKSAILEIRAGTGGSEAALFAGDLFRMYERFAASKGWKVEVLSASEGEAGGYKEIIATISGRGVFSKLKFESGVHRVQRVPETEASGRIHTSAATVAVLPEAEDIDIEIRPEDIRIDTMRASGAGGQHVNTTDSAVRITHLPTGLIVTSSEKSQHQNRAKAMQVLRSRLYDIERQKVESERSADRKSQVGSGDRSERIRTYNFPQGRVTDHRINLTLYKLDRMIEGEIDELLDALIADYQAGQLAQLGEQL, from the coding sequence GTGGCGAAGCTTCCCGTCGAAAAAATGCGCGAGTTGGAAAGGCGTTTCGGTGAAATCGAAGCGCGAATGTCGGCCGGGCCTGCTGCGGATGTGTATGTGAAGCTGGCTTCGGAATATTCCGAACTCGAGCCGGTGGTGAAGAAGATACGCGAGTACGAAAAAGCTGTTTCCGAGGCCGCCGATCTCGAAGCGCTGCTTGCCGACAAGACGACCGACAAGGATATGCGCGAACTGGCGGAAATGGAGCTGCCGGAAATCGACAGCCGGATCGAGGATCTCGAGAAGGACATGCAGGTCCTGCTGCTGCCGAAGGATGCAGCAGATGAAAAGAGTGCAATTCTTGAAATCCGCGCCGGAACCGGCGGTTCCGAGGCGGCGCTTTTCGCCGGCGATCTTTTTCGCATGTATGAGCGCTTTGCTGCTTCCAAGGGCTGGAAGGTGGAGGTTCTTTCCGCAAGCGAGGGTGAGGCGGGTGGTTACAAGGAAATCATCGCCACCATCAGCGGGCGAGGGGTATTCTCCAAGCTGAAATTCGAATCGGGCGTTCACCGCGTCCAACGCGTCCCGGAGACGGAAGCAAGCGGCCGCATCCACACCTCCGCCGCCACGGTTGCGGTGTTGCCGGAAGCTGAGGACATCGACATAGAAATCCGCCCGGAAGACATTCGTATCGACACCATGCGCGCGTCGGGTGCAGGCGGTCAGCACGTTAACACCACCGACTCGGCGGTTCGCATCACCCATCTTCCAACGGGTCTGATCGTCACCAGCTCGGAAAAATCGCAGCACCAGAACCGAGCCAAGGCCATGCAGGTGCTGCGGTCACGTCTCTATGACATCGAGCGTCAGAAGGTAGAGAGCGAACGCTCTGCCGACCGTAAGAGCCAGGTCGGCTCAGGCGACCGGTCCGAGCGCATCCGCACCTATAATTTCCCGCAAGGCCGCGTCACCGATCACCGCATCAATCTCACGCTCTACAAGCTGGACCGCATGATCGAGGGCGAGATCGATGAACTCTTGGATGCGCTGATCGCCGATTATCAGGCGGGACAGCTCGCCCAGCTCGGCGAGCAGCTTTGA